A genomic window from Fibrobacterota bacterium includes:
- a CDS encoding UbiA family prenyltransferase translates to MPIFLDSLIADWRKFVVYQAERFPFLAHGPLVFAFAFSASSFSRLCRGERGLPPVLDILLGGLVALGLFFLLRLVDEWKDRHEDARHRPYRPVPRGLVGFRDLARWAAITLAIQAGAVIWLGHGLWLWTLPAAIWLAAMSFEFGVGTWLRKHHFLYAASHMAIMPLFDLFTTAIDWHVVGTPPRGVEIFLILSYLNGFVLEIGRKLRAPSDEEPGVETYSALYGSRKAAGMWLFALASTALTAAWAALSIPSGIWALAALAVLLPCAAAVGIAYWKDPSSARAKRVETAAGLWTLGMYLVVGATPAIVSALGGRS, encoded by the coding sequence ATGCCGATCTTCCTTGATTCCCTCATCGCTGACTGGCGAAAGTTCGTGGTCTACCAAGCCGAGCGCTTCCCGTTTCTGGCCCATGGCCCGCTGGTGTTCGCGTTCGCCTTTTCCGCCTCCAGCTTCAGCCGCCTCTGCCGAGGCGAGCGAGGCTTGCCTCCGGTGCTGGACATCCTGCTGGGTGGGCTGGTGGCCCTGGGACTGTTCTTCCTGCTGCGCCTGGTGGACGAATGGAAGGACCGCCATGAAGACGCTCGCCACCGCCCCTACCGGCCCGTTCCAAGAGGCTTGGTGGGATTCCGGGATCTCGCCCGCTGGGCGGCCATCACCTTGGCGATCCAAGCGGGTGCGGTGATCTGGTTGGGCCATGGGCTGTGGCTCTGGACGCTCCCCGCGGCCATTTGGCTGGCGGCCATGAGCTTCGAATTCGGCGTGGGCACTTGGCTTCGCAAACACCACTTCCTGTACGCGGCCAGCCACATGGCGATCATGCCTCTGTTTGATCTGTTCACCACCGCCATCGATTGGCATGTGGTGGGCACACCTCCGCGCGGCGTGGAAATCTTCCTGATCCTCTCCTACCTCAACGGCTTCGTGCTGGAGATCGGCCGGAAACTGCGCGCCCCTTCCGACGAAGAGCCCGGCGTGGAGACCTACTCCGCCCTGTACGGATCGCGCAAAGCCGCTGGAATGTGGCTGTTCGCTCTGGCCTCCACCGCCCTCACCGCCGCTTGGGCGGCGCTTTCCATTCCCTCCGGCATCTGGGCCTTGGCCGCCTTGGCGGTGCTGCTTCCCTGCGCGGCCGCCGTGGGAATCGCCTATTGGAAAGACCCCTCTTCGGCTCGAGCCAAGCGCGTGGAGACGGCCGCCGGCCTGTGGACCCTAGGGATGTACCTGGTGGTGGGCGCGACGCCCGCGATCGTTTCCGCGCTGGGAGGCAGGTCGTGA
- a CDS encoding TIGR02147 family protein: MRALFEYDDYRRFLGDYFQDMKAKRRTFSYRSFARKAGFSSCGFCHQVVTGERNLTDEASDKMILGIGLSGKKAQYFKALVRYAQARRMPEKEKAFAELNALRKDSAFFRLNRSHLRYFEHWWMPVLRNLVVSAAWGEDFDLLASLVDPPISPAQARQGLSILQDLDLVDQDVQGRWSHTSTLVTSSDVPAMVKTATRREIFQLGVDSLERFSPQERHATYYTLGVKKSSYAKLVELIEELNGQATALAAEDDPVDRVYELAVLLYPLSKPLGDRP; the protein is encoded by the coding sequence GTGCGCGCCCTGTTCGAATACGACGACTACCGCCGTTTCCTGGGCGACTATTTCCAGGACATGAAGGCCAAGAGGCGCACCTTCAGTTACCGCTCCTTCGCGCGCAAGGCGGGATTCTCGTCTTGCGGATTCTGTCACCAGGTGGTGACCGGCGAGCGCAACCTCACCGACGAGGCCTCCGACAAGATGATCCTGGGGATCGGGCTTTCCGGCAAGAAGGCCCAGTACTTCAAGGCCCTGGTCCGCTACGCGCAGGCGCGGCGCATGCCGGAAAAGGAAAAGGCCTTCGCCGAACTCAACGCCTTGCGGAAGGATTCCGCGTTCTTCCGGCTCAACCGCTCCCACCTGCGGTACTTCGAGCACTGGTGGATGCCGGTGCTGCGAAACCTCGTGGTGTCGGCCGCTTGGGGCGAAGACTTCGATCTGCTGGCCTCCCTGGTGGACCCGCCCATCTCCCCCGCCCAGGCCAGACAAGGATTGTCCATCCTGCAGGACCTGGATCTGGTGGACCAGGACGTGCAAGGCCGTTGGAGCCATACCAGCACCTTGGTCACCTCTTCGGACGTGCCCGCGATGGTGAAGACCGCCACCCGCCGCGAGATCTTCCAGTTGGGCGTGGATTCGCTCGAGCGATTTTCCCCGCAGGAGCGCCACGCCACCTACTACACTCTGGGTGTGAAGAAATCCAGCTACGCGAAACTGGTGGAACTCATCGAAGAACTCAACGGACAGGCCACGGCCCTGGCCGCCGAGGACGACCCGGTGGATCGCGTCTACGAGCTGGCCGTGTTGTTGTACCCGCTTTCCAAGCCCTTGGGAGATCGTCCATGA
- a CDS encoding DUF4380 domain-containing protein produces the protein MKMSMGMVAIATLAGWASAAKWVKNGTNWELSVATYKATVSPEKAGKVVGFKFGNVDAINPGTDQGAFFWPAPQSKWNWPPPTAFNDNAYTPTFSGDSSELILTGPVDVGTKLQVRKRFSFDADAGQFSIVYTTFNTAADTARHFAPWEISRAPSGSLLFYPKGSTFKFVNPTGSGLAADLPLDKEDSLGWYQDVAGKYTHNKFFRDGKEGWLAQFKGGLLFVKQFPDIAQDKFAPGESEIEIYTSGTFVENEVLGEWTAIAPKDSLVWNVRWACATVPASANIQVGSSDLKATARALVKPSGSSIVRKMPATTQAMRRMVDARGRLLPKSARGTGAGSVQVLPIGR, from the coding sequence ATGAAAATGTCGATGGGAATGGTTGCGATCGCCACGCTGGCAGGCTGGGCTTCGGCGGCCAAATGGGTCAAAAACGGCACCAATTGGGAGCTCTCCGTGGCCACCTACAAGGCGACCGTGAGTCCGGAAAAGGCCGGCAAGGTGGTGGGCTTCAAGTTCGGCAACGTGGATGCCATCAATCCCGGCACCGACCAGGGCGCCTTCTTCTGGCCCGCCCCCCAATCGAAGTGGAACTGGCCGCCTCCAACGGCATTCAACGACAATGCATACACTCCGACCTTCTCCGGTGACAGCTCCGAGTTGATTCTGACGGGACCTGTGGATGTGGGCACCAAGCTCCAGGTCCGCAAGCGGTTTTCCTTCGACGCCGATGCGGGACAGTTCTCCATCGTGTACACCACATTCAACACAGCCGCGGACACGGCTCGCCACTTCGCGCCCTGGGAAATCTCCCGGGCCCCTTCCGGGAGCCTCTTGTTTTATCCCAAAGGCTCCACCTTCAAGTTCGTGAACCCCACCGGGTCCGGCTTGGCAGCGGATCTGCCGCTGGACAAGGAAGATTCCTTGGGCTGGTACCAGGATGTGGCGGGCAAGTACACCCACAACAAGTTCTTCCGCGATGGCAAAGAAGGTTGGCTCGCCCAGTTCAAGGGCGGATTGTTGTTTGTTAAGCAATTCCCGGACATCGCCCAGGACAAATTCGCCCCCGGCGAGTCCGAGATCGAGATCTACACCAGCGGCACGTTCGTGGAAAACGAGGTGCTGGGCGAGTGGACGGCCATCGCCCCCAAGGATTCCCTGGTGTGGAATGTCCGGTGGGCGTGCGCGACTGTACCAGCCTCGGCCAATATCCAGGTGGGCTCCAGCGATCTGAAGGCCACGGCCCGTGCCCTGGTCAAGCCTTCGGGCTCGTCGATCGTGCGGAAGATGCCTGCCACCACCCAGGCCATGCGGCGCATGGTGGATGCCCGTGGGCGGTTGCTGCCCAAGAGCGCTCGCGGCACGGGTGCAGGATCTGTCCAGGTACTGCCGATCGGACGATAA
- the nrdR gene encoding transcriptional repressor NrdR — translation MLCPFCSFPEDKVVDSRAAREGRAIRRRRECLSCAKRFTTYEYIESLELQVVKRDGRREPFDREKIIKGVTLACKKRPIGVKQIEAVADKVESLLQQLGSHEIQSNLIGELVVKELQTIDEVAYVRFASVYRQFQDSMEFLAEIRNSAMPPP, via the coding sequence ATGCTCTGCCCGTTCTGTAGTTTTCCGGAAGACAAAGTGGTGGATTCCCGTGCAGCCCGCGAGGGCCGTGCGATCCGTCGTCGCCGGGAATGCCTGTCGTGCGCCAAGCGGTTCACCACCTACGAATACATCGAAAGCCTGGAGCTCCAGGTGGTCAAGCGGGATGGACGGCGGGAGCCGTTCGATCGCGAGAAAATCATCAAAGGCGTGACGCTGGCCTGCAAGAAACGGCCGATCGGGGTCAAGCAGATCGAGGCGGTGGCCGACAAAGTGGAATCGCTCTTGCAACAACTGGGCAGCCACGAGATCCAATCCAACCTGATTGGCGAGCTGGTGGTCAAGGAATTGCAAACGATCGACGAAGTCGCCTATGTGCGCTTTGCCAGCGTCTATCGCCAGTTCCAGGACTCGATGGAGTTTTTGGCGGAGATACGGAATTCGGCGATGCCGCCTCCCTGA